The following proteins are co-located in the Triticum aestivum cultivar Chinese Spring chromosome 1A, IWGSC CS RefSeq v2.1, whole genome shotgun sequence genome:
- the LOC123067258 gene encoding asparagine synthetase [glutamine-hydrolyzing] 2 has protein sequence MCGILAVLGVGDVSLAKRSRIIELSRRLRHRGPDWSGIHSFEDCYLAHQRLAIVDPTSGDQPLYNEDKTVVVTVNGEIYNHEELKAKLKSHQFQTGSDCEVIAHLYEEYGEEFVDMLDGMFSFVLLDTRDKSFIAARDAIGICPLYMGWGLDGSVWFSSEMKALSDDCERFISFPPGHLYSSKTGGLRRWYNPPWFSESIPSAPYDPLLIRESFEKAVIKRLMTDVPFGVLLSGGLDSSLVASVVSRYLAETKVARQWGNKLHTFCIGLKGSPDLKAAKEVADYLGTVHHELHFTVQEGIDALEEVIYHIETYDVTTIRASTPMFLMSRKIKSLGVKMVLSGEGSDEIFGGYLYFHKAPNKKELHEETCRKIKALHLYDCLRANKATSAWGLEARVPFLDKNFINVAMDLDPECKMIRRDLGRIEKWVLRNAFDDEKKPYLPKHILYRQKEQFSDGVGYSWIDGLKDHANAHVSDSMMTNASFVYPENTPTTKEAYYYRTVFEKFYPKNAARLTVPGGPSVACSTAKAVEWDTAWSKLLDPSGRAALGVHDAAYEEEKAPASADPVFRPPAHGESILVETGVPAAAV, from the exons ATTACGGCACAGAGGCCCTGATTGGAGTGGTATACACAGCTTTGAGGATTGCTATCTTGCACACCAGCGGTTGGCCATTGTTGATCCCACATCTGGAGACCAGCCATTGTACAACGAGGACAAAACAGTTGTTGTGACG GTGAATGGAGAGATCTATAACCATGAAGAACTGAAAGCTAAGCTAAAATCTCATCAATTCCAAACTGGTAGTGATTGTGAAGTTATTGCTCACCTA TATGAGGAATACGGGGAGGAATTTGTGGATATGCTGGATGGCATGTTCTCGTTTGTGCTTCTTGACACACGTGATAAAAGCTTCATTGCTGCCCGTGATGCTATTGGCATCTGTCCTTTGTACATGGGCTGGGGTCTTGATG GGTCAGTTTGGTTTTCTTCAGAGATGAAGGCATTGAGTGATGATTGCGAGCGCTTCATATCGTTCCCTCCTGGACACTTGTACTCAAGCAAAACAG GTGGCCTAAGGAGGTGGTACAACCCCCCATGGTTTTCAGAAAGCATTCCCTCAGCCCCCTATGATCCTCTCCTCATCCGAGAGAGTTTTGAGAAG GCTGTTATTAAGAGGCTAATGACTGATGTGCCATTTGGTGTTCTCTTGTCTGGTGGGCTTGACTCTTCTTTGGTGGCATCTGTTGTTTCACGCTACTTGGCAGAAACAAAAGTTGCTAGGCAGTGGGGAAACAAACTGCACACCTTTTGCATCGGTTTGAAG GGTTCTCCTGATCTTAAAGCTGCTAAGGAAGTTGCTGACTACCTTGGCACAGTCCATCATGAATTACACTTTACAGTGCAG GAGGGCATTGATGCTTTGGAAGAAGTTATATATCACATCGAGACGTATGACGTAACGACCATTAGAGCAAGTACCCCGATGTTTCTAATGTCTCGGAAAATCAAATCGTTGGGTGTGAAGATGGTTCTTTCGGGTGAAGGTTCCGATGAAATATTTGGTGGTTATCTTTATTTTCATAAGGCACCAAACAAAAAGGAACTCCATGAGGAAACATGTCGGAAG ATAAAAGCTCTCCATTTATATGATTGTTTGAGAGCGAACAAAGCAACTTCTGCCTGGGGTCTCGAGGCTCGTGTTCCATTCCTCGACAAAAACTTCATCAATGTAGCAATGGACCTGGATCCGGAATGTAAGATG ATAAGGCGTGATCTTGGTCGGATCGAGAAATGGGTCCTGCGTAATGCATTTGATGATGAGAAGAAGCCCTATTTACCCAAG CACATTCTTTACAGGCAAAAAGAACAGTTCAGCGATGGTGTTGGGTACAGTTGGATTGATGGATTGAAGGACCATGCTAACGCACAT GTGTCAGATTCCATGATGACGAACGCCAGCTTTGTTTACCCTGAAAACACACCCACAACAAAAGAAGCCTACTATTATAGGACAGTATTTGAGAAGTTCTATCCTAAG AATGCTGCTAGGCTAACAGTGCCAGGAGGTCCCAGCGTTGCATGCAGCACCGCGAAAGCTGTTGAATGGGACACCGCCTGGTCGAAGCTCCTTGACCCCTCTGGCCGTGCTGCTCTCGGTGTGCATGACGCGGCATACGAAGAAGAAAAGGCTCCTGCATCGGCCGATCCCGTCTTCCGTCCACCAGCCCACGGGGAGAGCATCCTAGTCGAAACTGGTGTTCCAGCAGCTGCTGTTTAA